The genome window GCCAGCGGCCGCGCGGGCGGGCGGTCCGGGGGGCGGGCCGTGGGTCGGGACCGGTCACGGGGGAAGGCTAGCGCAGCGTGGTCCAATGGCCGCGTGATGCGTCTCGGGCTCACGGGCACGGTGGGGGCGGGCAAGTCGACCGTCGCGGCGTTGCTGCGAGCGCGCGGCGCGGCGGTGATCGACGCCGACGCCCTCGCGCGCGACGCGACGCACGACCCGGCCGTGCTCGCCGACGTCGCCGCGCACCTGGGGCCCGACCTGGTGCGGAGCGGTCCGGCGGGTCCGACCCTCGACCGGGCCGCGACCGCGGCGCGCGTGTTCGAGGACCCCGCGGCGCGCGCGCGGCTCGAAGCGATCGTGCACCCGCGGGTGCGGGCGGCGGCCGCCGCGGAGCGTGCGGCGCTGGCGGCGCGCGCGACGCCGCCGGAGGTCGTCGTCGAGGACGTGCCGCTGTTGTTCGAGACCGGCCTCGACGCCGAGATGGACGTCACGGTCG of Trueperaceae bacterium contains these proteins:
- the coaE gene encoding dephospho-CoA kinase (Dephospho-CoA kinase (CoaE) performs the final step in coenzyme A biosynthesis.): MRLGLTGTVGAGKSTVAALLRARGAAVIDADALARDATHDPAVLADVAAHLGPDLVRSGPAGPTLDRAATAARVFEDPAARARLEAIVHPRVRAAAAAERAALAARATPPEVVVEDVPLLFETGLDAEMDVTVVVDAPFEVRAARLAERAGLDAAAVRARDAAQWPAAEKRAAADHVIVNDGDLDALEARVEALWRTLSAAAR